ATCTCCCGAAATCCAAAATTCCTTATCCTCTTCGGTAAAGATTTGTAAGAGTGATAATCGCTGATTTTCTTTGGTGCTATACAATTCTTTTAACTGAAGAAACAACTCTTTTAACCGACTAAAATTCGTCTGATCGATTTTGAGATAGGATACTAAAACCAGACTGCTATAAAAAGGAAATGGATCTTTCTTCTTCCTTATGATTTGTCGATAAACGTCATTATTTCCATAGAATTCTAATTTAAGTATTCCCACAGGTGAATCATTAGGTAAATATTTTATGGTTACATCTTTTATATTTTCGGGATTAAATTCATAGCTAAACGTATTTGGATCATCATTTCCATCTTTGGCAGTTTCCACGAGTTTTGTACCCATCTCGCCAACTGTAAAATAATTGTCCTCAATGATAAATTTTTGACCTCCATCTTTCCAAAATCCAATGTTCCCAATAGCTTGTTTAAGCAGGCTGTTGATTTTTGAAATAATAGTCGGCGCATCTGCCGGAGTACCGTCATACGATTCACGGCCGGCTCCAATAATTACGGATCGGTTGGTTGGAAGTGCAAAAGCGCTGATTGCCGGATTCACCGAATCGTACATAAAAACGGTTTCATTTCCAAGATCATCATTCGTTATGCTCAAGATATAGCCCGATTCGTTTTGTTCTAAAGTGTAATTCAATTTAGCATCCTCCACCAGTTGTCCATAGTATATTTGATTGTTTGTTATACTATAATCCAAAGGTTCCAAAGGAGAATCGTCCGCATTGCGAAAAATAGTCATCGCTCCATTTTTACTGAAATAAATTATCGCGGTATTGTTGTCTGCTAAATAATTTTTCTCTCCATCTTCTGATGTATAGCTGGACATTTTCCAATTATAACTGGTGAGGATTTCTTTGGTTTGCTCCAAGCTAAACTGTTGGGAATATACATTGGGATTCATTCCAAAAGAGGCTATAAATAGGAGGATAAAATGAATTTGTTTCATGGTATTTTTATTGGATTAATTTTTAAATAGTAATAAGTAATCTTCAGTTTGGTGTCTTTTAGAATAAGCTCAGAATTGGAGTTTTTTGCTATTTTAAAACTTTTTTTTTCTGCTGTTTCCCATTCCAGATGTAGCTTTTTTTTGTCTAGTAGATATTCACCGGAAAGAGATTTGACCGGATTTTGCGAAGTATTATAAAAAGCCCCGGTGGTTTTAAACTCAATTGTCGTTTGAAAATAGTAGTCAAGGAGTTTTTCTGCTTCAGAATTGGTAAACTCTAAATCTTCTACAGTTAATTTTTGTTCCTCTGTGAGTTGATTATAAAAGCCCGTTTTAAAAATATCGAGGAGAGCTTCCCTTTCGTTCTCAGAATTTTGAACGATGGTTTTTTTGAGACCTACTTTTTGTAATTGCCAATGCCCAACGAGCTGTTCAATGCTTTGGGCTGTTAGGGTCATAGTGCAAAAGCAACACATAGCCACTATAAAAATCAGCCATAGATTAATTTTTTGTCTTCTTGATCTTAGATATAAAATAACTTTTTTCATCTGTGATTCTAATTGTCAAGTCTTGATAGCACAATTAAAGTTGGATGTGTACCAAATAAAGTGATATTTCGCAGCCTAAACAATACCTATAAAGGGGTATTATTTACGTGAAGTTTATATCAACCCCATGAGAATACTTTCCTTGATTAATTGAGAAGTATTTTTGCATTTGGATTTGTTTAAAATATTGGTTCGGTGCTTTTTGACTGTTAGCGGACTTATAAAAAGTTGAGTGGCAATTTCGTTATTGGTATTGCCTTCTGCTATTAGTCTTAAAACGTCTAATTCTCTTTTGGAAAATTCAATCGGATTTCTCTTGTCTTCAAGTACATCAATATTCATGAAGGAAGAGTGCCCTTGAAGTCCTATTAATGACAATTGATGGGTATTGGTTTTGGACAAATGATCAATTCTGGTATGAATATTTAAGGATTTCCCAAAACCTCCATGCTCGTCCAGTGTTAAAATTAGTGCCTGATGATTTAACAGGGCATATTCTCCATTTTTCATTTTACTACGAAAAGAGAAACAAGATTTATATTGCAATACCTTGTCAATTCCTAATGTTCCAAAAAGGAACTTAATATTGGCGGCTTCAGCCTTGGCCACAAAGTCCATATCTTCCGGGTGAATGGTGCCAAGTATATCATTAAAAGTGACGGTTTTGGGATTGAATCCGTGTATTTCTTCTATTGCCCCACTCACGTTGGAGAGCGACATGTCGTAAAAATCGATCACGTAGTAATAAAATGGTCCGGTGCTAATTAAAGAGCCAATTATTTTTTCAAAATTTATCTGTGGCAGAGCAGTGTTTTTACCTGCGGTTTTTTGAGAATGTTCCCAAACATGGTGCAACTTTTCAATCTCTTGGCTCATAGGGATGGGGATACATAGAAGTAGGGTTAAACCAAATTATTTACTTAATTCTTGTTTGGATTTATTCCCCTAAAGAACGTTTATTTATTTTGATATTTGTTGCATGGCTTCAAAAAAATCATCCTTTTTATTTCTTGAAATACTTACGGTATCGTCGTTGTTCATAAGGATATAACCTCCATCCGACTTGATATATTTTTTAACTTCTTTAAGATTAATGAGATAGCCGTTGTGCACTCGCATAAAACTCTGATCGGTTAAGAGATTTTCGTATTCCTTTAAATGCTTGCTTACCAGATGCGAGACGTTATTTTTAAGCTTAAAAGTGGTATAGGAACCTTCTGCTTTGCAATACAAAATGTCGTCCACGTTTAAAAACTCAAAGCCTTCGGAGGTGGAAAGACATATTTTGTTGAGATGTGGTTGCTGCTGCTTTAAATTAAAGATAAGCGTTTCCAACTGTTGGTTGTATGAGTCTTTGTCTTTGGCCTTTTTTGCTTTTTCCACCGCTTTCTGTAATTCTTCCAGGTCGATGGGTTTCAATAAATAATCCAACGAACTAAACTTTACTGCTTTGATGGCGTACTGTTCGAAGGCCGTAGTAAACACAACCTGAAAGTCTATATTTTCGAGTCTATCCAGAATATCGAATCCGGTTCCGGTTTGCAATTCGATATCCAGAAAAACAACATCCGGTTTTAGACCGGAGATGGAAGTAATGGCTTCTTCTACCGAACTTACTGCAACCAATACTTCTACGTCAGGGCAAAATTCGGTTAATAGATTTTTTAAAGTCTCGCGGCTGTGGTTCTCGTCGTCCACAATAATTGCTTTCAATTTCATGCTTGGTTTTGGTATTAAATAGAAATTTTAATGATTACCAGCGTACCGGTAGGTTCGCCTTTCTCGTTGGTTTTATCGATAATCTCAATGGTGTCTTTTTCGGAATTACTAATAAGTTGCAAGCGTTTTTCGGTGACTTCAATTCCTCTCGATTTTTTGGACTTTTTCATATCAGATTTTTTGGTTTCAGAAACACTTCTTCCAATACCATTGTCCTCAACTTCACAAATGATGTGATTATTTTTTCTGTTGAAATGGATTCGCAGATGTTTGTCATTTCCCGTTTTTTTCAACAGTCCATGCAGAATGGCATTTTCAACAAAGGGTTGCACTATTAATGAAGGCACTTCCACAGCTTCAGGATCTACCGAAGCGTCAACCGTAATTTCATATTGAAACGAATTATTAAAGCGAAGCGCCTCCAGTTCCAAGTATTTTTCCAGAAGTGAAATTTCTTCCGATAAAACAACATTTGCTTCAATTGAGCTTTCCAGCAGATTCCGCATTAAGAGACTGAATTTGTTCAAATACTTGATAGAAGATTCCTTTTTCCCCGAAATAATTAAATGCTGAATAGAACTCAAGGAGTTAAAAATAAAATGCGGATTCATTTGTGCGCGTAAAGCACTAATCTGATTGTCGTGCGCCGTCTGCTTCAGTTGTATTTTTTCTTTGTTGTCCTTTCGCAGTTTGTAATTTAAACCAAGTCCGAAAAGCAATACTTCTACCACGCTTCCCACCATCATATAGTGTCTGTCTTCTGTAAATAACATAGCCAAAGCACCGGCAGTAAAGGTTAACGATCCAATAATGATAAAATAAGCTAGCGAATTTTTAGCATAAATTACAAGATAGATTACAGCGCAAACTGCAAAAACAGACATTACCAATCTATGAATATTCATCACCAGCGTGTGCGGGTCTAACTGTAATGTGATGGTAAAATAGGAATTAACCAGAATTACAATTAGCAGGAAGATGGCAATCCCGTGAATGGCCTTGTTGAGCTTTGGATACATTTTGAAGGTTTCCAGATAGTACTTTGCAAAGGCAACATAAAAGAGATTTATAAACACCTGCAGGCTTGAATGAAGCCACAATGAAAATACAGTGTAGTCGTATGTGAGAAATACAACCGTGTTATAGGCGCTCCTTCCCAGGTAGAGCAACAAACACAATGTATAAATTGAATAAAATAGGAAATCTAATCGTTTAGAAACAAAATAGGTGATAAAGGTAAATATGAAAATTATAAAAAAAGCACCTACAAACAGATAGTCGCGGGATGCTTCAACCACATCTTTCCAACGATAATAATTGCTTTCAATTTTTTTTGACGCTTCTGTTCTAAGCTTCAGCTTTAGGTTATTGAAATTCTGGTTGGACGAATAGAATCGAATTTTGAAAAATAAATACCTTTCGTTTATAAGATTTTCGGCTTTAAAATAAACCCCGTCTTTAGGGGTGTAAAAACTGTATTTTTCCTTGGTGTTTACAGGGCCGTATTCCTTAAATTCAATTGAATTTTTCCCTTGAAAATAATAGGTAATGTCGTAAAATGAACCGGTTTGCAAGTACCAAACACTGTCACTTTTTAGATGGTTTAAAACCGGATTTAAATCGGCTCGCACCCAATAAGTATTGTTGGTATTGGTTTTCCCGGAGTTAATATTTGAGGTGATAAATAGCTCGGGTCTTGAAATTATCGCCGCTACGGAAAGACTATCCCCTTCCGATTTATACACTTTAAACGGTACGAAAACTTCAGTTTCTGAAACTGTTGTTTGAGCATTAAGTAATGAGGCAAATCCGCTTAAAAGCAGACTTAATAGTAGCAATAGTTGTAGCCTATACCTCATTGGCTATGATAGGTTAGGAAGAATTAATACGATGGTTCCACCACTTATGGCAGAACTCTTACTAAAAGTAACCTTTTTTTTAATTTTATAACTTTTAAGCTTATTCAATAATCTAATTTGATCCTGCCATCTCACCATTTGTTCTCTGTAATCGGGGATGTACTTTCGAGGTGAATTGGGAAGACAATTGTATGAAAACCGAATTTTTACTTCTACAGCTTCTCTCTGTTTTGAGAAAACGGTCACTACTTTGTAATTTTGATACTGGTTATAAATGGCATGTTCTATAATGTTTTCGAAAAGTGACTGAAGAATAAAGGAGGGAATAACAGCTTCGATGGTTTTTAAATCTTCTTCGTACTCCAAATGGTATTCAAACTGATGGGAATATCGCAACTTCTGAAGCTTTAAGTATTCCTGAAGCATTGCGAATTCGTCTGTGAGATGCACGGTGTCATTTTCAATGTTATTCAAATAATGACGAATAAGTTTACTGAAAACCGATAAATAGATTACGGCCGATTTTTTATTTTCTGAAGTAATAAAAAACTGAATGGCGTTTAAGGCGTTAAAAATAAAATGCGGATTCATTTGAGATCGCAATGTTTTCAGTTTTAAATGCGCCAATTCATCCGATACTTCAGAGTTAGATTGTAATGACATAATAGAGGGAGACGGTTTCAAATTGGTTTCAATTTATTAGGGGATTTTATGTATTAAAAAGCTGCCCAACAAATAGATTGAACAGCTTTCTCCTCATAGATTACAATAGTAATTCCAAGTTTATTATTTTTTTACAATTTTATAGCTTGCAGACCTTCCTTCCGAAGAAACATGCATCACATATAATCCGGTTTGTAAAGACACCATATCTATAGTTTTTCTGGTCGAATTGGGCTTTTCTGCAAAAACCTTTTGTCCTAAGAGATTGTAGATTACAACTTCGTCTATTGTTGTAGTTGCGCTTAAATTTATTTCTGAAGTAACAGGGTTGGGATAAAAGCTGAAGCCATCAATAACGTTGTCTTCAATTCCTAAAATGCCGGATAAATTAATGGAAACGTCTGCATATCCATTAGCAAAAGCTCCTATCTTTCCAGCCAATAAATAATATGTAGTACCGGCTACGGCATTTATTGATGCAAGATTGTTCGGGCCACAAGGGTTATTAGGTTGATCTACCCAGGTAAGATCGCCGCCCGATGTGGCATTCTCATCTGCTGCAGTATAGAAAACCACACCGCCGCCGGCTGGCGCAACATCTATCCCGGCTACTACCTGTCCGTCAATAGCCGCAGTAAATTTATACCAGACCGCTCTTACAGGATCTGTGTCGCAACCCGATTGCCCTGAATCTCCATCATTGGTTGCCACTAAAAAGTGAACATTGTCGTCAAAATAATCCTCCAAACCATTCAAGTTAGTGGCATTTTCAATTAAATCATTGGCTGGAGCTTGAAAGGCAGCTGAAGCATTAATTGAAACATCAGAAACTACAACATTACGCATATAGATGTAATAGGTGGTTCCTGCGGTAGTATCAATATTGCCTAGCGCACTATAGTCGCAAATGTTGTTATTTTGGTTTACAAAGACCAAATTATTTCCATTGGTGGCGTTTTCGGGGCCGGAGAAAAATACAACTACGGCTCCATTAGGATTCAAAATTCCGGCTGCCACATTTCCAGCCTTTGTAGCAGTAAATTTATACCAAACAGCGGCCTGCGTTAAACTACAACCGTTACCTGAATATGTCTGATCATTTATACTGGTAGCCTCCGGGAAATTTACATTGCTTTCGGAATAAGGAGAAGGACCAATATTTAAATTAATCGCATTTTCAATAAGGTCGTTTGCAGGAGGCATAATTATAGTGTCTGCTGCGTAAATTGTTGAAGAGACTAAGGTCATTGTCAACAGTAAAAAGATTTTTGTAGTAAATGTTTTCATGATTTTTATTATTTGATTTATAGGTCAAAACTACATGGACTACCTTCTTTTATTAAGGCAAAATTGACGAATGGCAATTGTGAGTTGATATATGGTAATTCTTTTCTATCAAGCTTTATTGATTATAATCAAAGGAGCCATTCTAAGATAGAATGGCTCCTACAACAATATTAAACTTGTAGTATTACTACTTTTTCAAAATCTTATAGCTGGCTGTTGCACCTTCTGAAGTAATTTGCATTATATACATTCCGGTTTGTAAGAAGGACAGGTCAATATTTTTAGCTGAAGTGTTGGGGTTTTCAGCAAAAACCGTTTGCCCTAATAGGTTGTAGATTACCACTTCATCGATTGCAGCTTTTGCGCTTAGATTAATTTCTGAAGTCACCGGATTGGGAAAAAATGTAAATCCTTCGAGTACATTGTCTTCAACACTTAAAATCGCCGAAAGATTCACCGAAACATCGATATACGGTTGTGCTGTTGCTGCTAAAATATAGTAGGTGACACCTGCGGTGGCTTGAATGGACGACAAATTACCGAATGCACACGGATTGGTGGGTTGGTCAACATGAGTTAGCTCTGATCCCGAAGTTACATTTTCATCGGCCGCCGAGTAGAATAGTATTGCACTTTCTCCGGGTGGAGTTCCAACGCCGGCTATTACCTGTCCATCCAACTGGGCCGTGAATTTGTACCAAATGGCCAAGCCCGAATCGCATCCCGATTGCCCTCCGTCATTTGTGTTGGTTGCCATTAAAAAATGTACATCATTATCAAAATAATCTACCATTCCATTCAAATTTGTAGCATTTTCAAGGAGATCGTTTACGGGAGCTGCAAATGCATCACCCACATTAATATCAGCATCAGATACAGCTGCATTGTGTATATACAGATAATAGTTGATTCCAATCGAGGTTTGAATACTACTCAATGAATTTATATTACAAATGTTTGTAGGTTGATCTACAAAAGAAAGCTGCAGTGCGTTCGTTGCGTTTTCAGGCCCTGAAAAGAAAACAACAATAGGATCATTAGGGTTCATAATTTCAGCTGATACCATACCAACGGCCGTGGCCTTAAAAGTATACCAGATCCCCGCATCTACCACTTCACATAAAGGACCGGGAGTTTGATCATCTAAATTAGTTGCTGATGCAAAGTCTACTGCGG
This genomic stretch from Ulvibacter sp. MAR_2010_11 harbors:
- a CDS encoding LytTR family DNA-binding domain-containing protein encodes the protein MKLKAIIVDDENHSRETLKNLLTEFCPDVEVLVAVSSVEEAITSISGLKPDVVFLDIELQTGTGFDILDRLENIDFQVVFTTAFEQYAIKAVKFSSLDYLLKPIDLEELQKAVEKAKKAKDKDSYNQQLETLIFNLKQQQPHLNKICLSTSEGFEFLNVDDILYCKAEGSYTTFKLKNNVSHLVSKHLKEYENLLTDQSFMRVHNGYLINLKEVKKYIKSDGGYILMNNDDTVSISRNKKDDFFEAMQQISK
- a CDS encoding histidine kinase, with product MSLQSNSEVSDELAHLKLKTLRSQMNPHFIFNALNAIQFFITSENKKSAVIYLSVFSKLIRHYLNNIENDTVHLTDEFAMLQEYLKLQKLRYSHQFEYHLEYEEDLKTIEAVIPSFILQSLFENIIEHAIYNQYQNYKVVTVFSKQREAVEVKIRFSYNCLPNSPRKYIPDYREQMVRWQDQIRLLNKLKSYKIKKKVTFSKSSAISGGTIVLILPNLS
- a CDS encoding LuxR C-terminal-related transcriptional regulator — protein: MSQEIEKLHHVWEHSQKTAGKNTALPQINFEKIIGSLISTGPFYYYVIDFYDMSLSNVSGAIEEIHGFNPKTVTFNDILGTIHPEDMDFVAKAEAANIKFLFGTLGIDKVLQYKSCFSFRSKMKNGEYALLNHQALILTLDEHGGFGKSLNIHTRIDHLSKTNTHQLSLIGLQGHSSFMNIDVLEDKRNPIEFSKRELDVLRLIAEGNTNNEIATQLFISPLTVKKHRTNILNKSKCKNTSQLIKESILMGLI
- a CDS encoding sensor histidine kinase; the protein is MRYRLQLLLLLSLLLSGFASLLNAQTTVSETEVFVPFKVYKSEGDSLSVAAIISRPELFITSNINSGKTNTNNTYWVRADLNPVLNHLKSDSVWYLQTGSFYDITYYFQGKNSIEFKEYGPVNTKEKYSFYTPKDGVYFKAENLINERYLFFKIRFYSSNQNFNNLKLKLRTEASKKIESNYYRWKDVVEASRDYLFVGAFFIIFIFTFITYFVSKRLDFLFYSIYTLCLLLYLGRSAYNTVVFLTYDYTVFSLWLHSSLQVFINLFYVAFAKYYLETFKMYPKLNKAIHGIAIFLLIVILVNSYFTITLQLDPHTLVMNIHRLVMSVFAVCAVIYLVIYAKNSLAYFIIIGSLTFTAGALAMLFTEDRHYMMVGSVVEVLLFGLGLNYKLRKDNKEKIQLKQTAHDNQISALRAQMNPHFIFNSLSSIQHLIISGKKESSIKYLNKFSLLMRNLLESSIEANVVLSEEISLLEKYLELEALRFNNSFQYEITVDASVDPEAVEVPSLIVQPFVENAILHGLLKKTGNDKHLRIHFNRKNNHIICEVEDNGIGRSVSETKKSDMKKSKKSRGIEVTEKRLQLISNSEKDTIEIIDKTNEKGEPTGTLVIIKISI
- a CDS encoding T9SS type A sorting domain-containing protein; protein product: MKTFTTKIFLLLTMTLVSSTIYAADTIIMPPANDLIENAINLNIGPSPYSESNVNFPEATSINDQTYSGNGCSLTQAAVWYKFTATKAGNVAAGILNPNGAVVVFFSGPENATNGNNLVFVNQNNNICDYSALGNIDTTAGTTYYIYMRNVVVSDVSINASAAFQAPANDLIENATNLNGLEDYFDDNVHFLVATNDGDSGQSGCDTDPVRAVWYKFTAAIDGQVVAGIDVAPAGGGVVFYTAADENATSGGDLTWVDQPNNPCGPNNLASINAVAGTTYYLLAGKIGAFANGYADVSINLSGILGIEDNVIDGFSFYPNPVTSEINLSATTTIDEVVIYNLLGQKVFAEKPNSTRKTIDMVSLQTGLYVMHVSSEGRSASYKIVKK
- a CDS encoding T9SS type A sorting domain-containing protein — protein: MKTCITPLLLFLLTISITLGSVTIIAQPINDHIVDAINLGEGPIPYLDAAVDFASATNLDDQTPGPLCEVVDAGIWYTFKATAVGMVSAEIMNPNDPIVVFFSGPENATNALQLSFVDQPTNICNINSLSSIQTSIGINYYLYIHNAAVSDADINVGDAFAAPVNDLLENATNLNGMVDYFDNDVHFLMATNTNDGGQSGCDSGLAIWYKFTAQLDGQVIAGVGTPPGESAILFYSAADENVTSGSELTHVDQPTNPCAFGNLSSIQATAGVTYYILAATAQPYIDVSVNLSAILSVEDNVLEGFTFFPNPVTSEINLSAKAAIDEVVIYNLLGQTVFAENPNTSAKNIDLSFLQTGMYIMQITSEGATASYKILKK